Part of the Angustibacter luteus genome, GGCGTGCCCGTCGACGGTCAGCGCGTCGTGCTCGACCCACGTCCTCGGGGCCGTCGGGAGGAGCGCGCGGACGACGTCCGAGACGTCGGCCCGCGACCCGGCGCTGGTCACCGCACCGTCCGCCCGCTCACCGGCCAGGTCGAGGTCGAGCAGGTCGGCCAGCGCCGGCGCTCGGTCGAAGGGCGCCACCACGAGGCCGCCGAGGTCGCCGCGCTGCAACCACCGCGGGTCGTCGGGGACCACTGCGGCCGACGCGTCCGACATCCGGATCCGGTCGCCGTCCAGCACCCGAAGCCGTTGCGGCACGGGCAGATCGACGCCGTCAAAGGTGGCGAGCAGGCGCCACAGCCGTAGACAGGCCACGACGTCCAGGTCACGTTCGGGGTCGCTCAATGCGGCCAGCAACCGGCCGGCGACCGCCGCGCCCGGCTGCTGCCCGCCGGTCGGCTCGAGGACGCCCAGGGCGACTCGCACCTGCGGGTCGACGTCCCGACACCAGTCCGGCGCCTGACCCAGGACCCCGCCCAGGTCGTCGGCCCCCGGCGGCACGGTGCCGGCCAGGCCCAGCTCACGCTGCAGCCACCAGGCCGTGTACGACGGCGCGCTACTCACCCGCTCAGCCGCCACTCGCTCACCCGCGCGCACCCGCACCGGCTCCAGCAGCGCCCGTCGCAGCTCCGGCTCGGACGCCAGGTGCCGCACCAGCTCCGGCCAGCGATCGGGGCGGACGACGTCCAGGTCGCGCACCGCCGCCACCGGCCCGACGACATCGCCCCCGACGACCTCGCCCGAGCGCAGCAGCTCGTCGGCCCAGTCGTCGAAGCCGTCGAGGTCGGCGAGTGCCTCGGGCGGGTCGCGCAGGTCCGGGTCCTGCACCACGACCGCAGCCAGGCCGTCCAGGACCCCCACCGCCGCCAGCGCGGCCCGCGGCCAGCGGGAGACCGCGTCCTGGCGCAGCACACCGATCTCGTCGCCGTCCAGCAGGTCGGCGGCGACCGAGCCGGGCATGGCCAGCAGGCCGGCTGGGGTCGGCTCGCCGTCCTCGTCGGGCAGCGGCAGGTCGCGCAGCCACTCGAGGTCGCCCTGCTCAGCGGTCAGGAGCCCTTGGGCGCCAACGGCGGCCGCGACCAGGGCCAGCACCGCGTCGACGACCTGGTCCGGCTCGGCGGCCTCGTCGTCCGCGACCTGCTCGACGGCGGTTCGCACCGCGGGGTCGTCCAGAACCTCCCGGGCGGACGCCGGACGCGCACCCAGCCGCTCCAGCAGCGGGTGCGCCGCCTCGGGGTGCACGACCCGCAGACCGAACGGCGCCAACGCTTCCAGCGCCGTGGCGGGCAGCTGGCCAGGGCCGCCGAGCAGCAGTCCGCGAGCCCCGCGCACCACCCGTCCGTCGGCCAGCGGCACCGGCAGCGCGGCCAGGGCCTCGCGCGCGTTGGCGTCCACGGCAAGCGGTGACAGGGCCTCGTAGAGGGCGAGCCAGGACGCCGGGTCGCCTTGTGCGGGAAGGGTTTCCACCACATCGGCGAGGGGCGTCACGGCCACGTCGAGGGCCCGCAGCACCGCCCGCGCCGAGGCTGGTGCGCGGACCAGTCCGGCCACTCGCGGCGCCAGCGCCTCGAGCGCGGCCGGATCGGCGTCGACGTCGAGCGCGACAGCGTCCCGGGGACGCAGCGCCCGACCGTCCTGGACGCCGCGCAGGATCGGCGCGCCGACCAGGACGCGCAGCACCTGCTCACGCAGGGCACCGTCCAGCGCGCCGGCGGGCAGTCCGACGGGGACCAGCGCCAGGACGTCCTGCTCGACGTCCTGCTCGACGTCCGCCCCACCGCCGGCCAGCTCGGTGAGCAGCTCGGCGTACGCCGTGGCGCACTCGCTGACCAGTCGGTCGGCCAGGGGCCCGGCCGCGACGTGCCGACGGGTCGGGTCCAGGGGCAGGGTGGCGAGCAGGAGGGCCGGCAGCGAGATCGGCTCGTCCGTGGGCGTCGGGGCGTGCAGCGTGCGGGGTACCGGCTGCGACGGGTCGCGGGGCACGGCCCACAGCACCTGCCATCCCCGCTGTCGCCGTTCCTCGGTGGGACGGTCGGCCAGGAGGTCGGCGCGCTCGGCCGGCGACCAGTCACCGGCCCTTCGGTGCACCCGCCAGCGGTCACCGGCCCTGGTCAGCACCCGACGGCTCCCGCCGACGTCCAGCACCACCTCCGTGAGCGCCGGCAGCGCGAGCAGCAGGGCGTCGTCCACGGCGTCCAGCTGGGCGCGGACCACGTCCGCGGCGGCCTCGTCGCGCAGCGGCAGGACGACCGCCGTGTCGAAGCCGACCGGTGGCTCTCCCGCGGCGGCGAACGGCAGCCGCAGCACCGGCACGTGGCCGTCGCGGCGCTGGACCTCGGCGCCGAGCGCGGGGGCGCCGACGGCGGCGGCCGCGACCAGGTCCGCGGTGTCGTCGCGGGAGAACCGCACCCCGCCGGTCCGGGACAGCACGGCCGGCTCGTCGCTGACCGCCAGGACCGCGGCGAAGCCCACGCCGAACCGGCCGACGCTGCCGGGCGCCGCGTCAGCACTGTCAGCACTGCCCTCGTCCGTCAGGCGTTTCGCGGAGGCCCGCAGGGTCGCGAGGGACTGCACGCCGTCCGCGTCCAGCGGTGCCCCGGTGTTGGCCGCGACGAGCACCGGGGTCTCCCCGGGCCGCTCGGCCAGCGTGAGTGACAGCCGGCCCGGCACGCCCGCCCGGCTGGCGGCGTCGGCCGCGTTCTGGGCCAGCTCCACGACGAGCCGGTCGCGGTAGCCCCCGAGGGCCAGGTCCTCCTCGGCGTTCGCGTCCTCGCGCAGCCGGACGGGGGCCGCGGACCAGCCGGCCAGCACCCGCTGCCGGATGCCGGCCGTGCCGAACGGGTCGGTCACTCGAGCTCGACGGACTCGTACCCCAGCTCGTCCAGCACGGGGGGCTCGACGACCTCGGGGCGGTGCTCGACGTCCACCTCGCTGTGCGCGCCGCAGCCGTGGTCGAGGCTGACCACGGACCCGTCCGAGGGCGACCACTCGTTGGCGCACACCCCGAAGACCTGGCGCAGCGCGCCAGCCATCGGCACGAAGTAGCCGCAGGTCGTGCACTTCGCCGGGGCCTGCTCGGCGTGCGGGTCCCGCGGACCGTGCGTGCCGTCGTACCAGCGCTGGGCGGCGTCCTCGCGGCCGAGCAGCGACAGCACGCGCGGCCGGCCCAGGCCGAGCTCGTACAGCGCGAGCTCGTCGGACTCCTCGTCGCCCGTCGCCGCGTAGCCCTCCTCCAGGAAGGGGTCGTCGACCCGCTTGGGCAGCACGTCGCCCGGCGATACGTCGCCGGGCGCCAACCGGTCGGCCCAGGGCAGCCACTGCGGCGACAGCAGTGCACCGTCGCCGGGCAGCAGGTTCACCTCGCTGACCGTGACGGTCTTCGAGCGCGACACCCGCGACAGGGTGACCACCCAGCGCCACCCTCGGTAGCCCGCGGAGGTGCAGGCGAAGGAGTGGCTGACCAGCCGCTCCCCCTCAGCCGTCAGGCCCAGGTGCTCACCGACCGAACCGCCCTCCGCGACGTCCCGGGCCGCCGCCAGCGCGACGTCCACGGCGTCGGCCAGCACGGCGTCGACGGGCGCCGTGCGGGCGCGCGGGGTCTGGACGGTCTCGACGCTGGTGGGGGCAGGGCTCGACATGGACCGAGTGTCTCCTACCCGACGCACGATGGCGAACAAGGCCCGGCAGGATGGGTGACGTGCCACCTGACACCCAGCGCGCCGCCAAGCGGGTCGCGGGTGCCTCGAAGCGGGCCGTCGGGGCGACCGGACGGCGGGTCCGCCGGCTGACCCGGGCCCAGGGGGCCGGCGAGTCGGGCCTGGCCAAGGTCATCGAGCTGCACGGGGTGTCCGCAGCGGGCGACGCCCTCGTGCTGCTCGCGCTGGCCAACACGGTGTTCTTCTCGGTGCCGGTGGGCGAGGCCCGGGGCCGCGTCGCGCTGTACCTGCTCGTGACGATGCTGCCCTTCTCGATCCTGGCGCCCATCCTGGGGCCGCTGCTGGACCGGTACCGGCACGGCCGCCGCTACGCGCTCGCGGTCACCTTCGTGTCGCGGGCCTTCCTGGCCTGGGTGATGGCCGGTGCCGTGGCGGGCGGGAAGGAGGCGTTCGCCCTGTATCCCGCTGCGTTCGGCTACCTGGTCGCGACCAAGGCCTACAGCGTCACCCGGGCGGCGGCCATCCCACGCGTCCAGCCGCGCGGGGTGAGCCTCGTGACGGCAAACTCCCGCGTGCTGCTGGGCGGCATCGTGGCGGTGACCATCGCCACCCCGATCGGCTTCCTGCTCATGCAGGCCGGCCCGGAGTGGGTGCTGCGTTTCGCCTTCGTGGTCTTCGGGGTGGGTACCGGCCTGTCCCTCGCGCTGCCCCGCCGGGTGGACTCGGCGGTCGGCGAGGTCGGCGCGCGGCTGTCCTCGGACGACACGGCCGAGATCCCCGTCGGCTCCCGCACGGCGCGCTGGAACATCGGCCCGCGGGTCGTGCTGGGGCTGCGCGCGGTGGCGACCCTGCGCTGGTTCACCGGCTTCCTGACGTTCTTCCTCGCGTTCGCGTTGCGCACCGACCCGGTGTCGGACTCGCTGCCGCTGCTGGCCTCCATCGGCCTGGTGGTGGGCGCGGCCGGCGTCGGCAACACGATCGGGACGTCGCTGGGCGCACTGCTGCGCCGGCTGCGGCCCGAGCTGGTCGTCACCGCCATGCTCGTGCTGGCCGCGGTCGGCGCGACGGTGGGCGCGCTCTGGTACGGCCTGGTCGCCGTCCTGGTGACCGGGCTGTGCGCCGGACTGGCCGCCGCGCTCGGCAAGCTGTCGCTGGACGCCCTGATCCAGATCGAGGTGCCCGAGGACGTCCGCTCCTCCGCCTTCGCCCGCTCCGAGACCGTGCTGCAGCTGGCCTGGGTGGTCGGCGGTGGGGTGGGGATCGCGTTGCCGGTCAGCGGCGAGTGGGGCCTGGCCGTGGCGGCCGTCGCCCTGCTCGGGTCGCTGGCCGTGACGCTGCGGTCCCTCGTGCGGACGCGCCGTCCGCACCCCGCCTAAGCGTCCAGATCGTCCGCGACGGCCCGCAGCAGCGAGGCGTACTTGGCGCCGGCCGCCTTGTCCGGGTAGCGCCCCCGGCGCAGGCCGTTGCCGATGCCGTCGAGGACCTTGATCAGGTCCTCCACGATGACGCCGAGGTCGTCGGCCGGACGACGGGTGCGGGCCGCCACCGAGGGCGGGGCGTCGAGCAGCTGCACGGACAGCGCCTGCGCGCCGCGGCGTCCCTCGACCACGCTGAACTCGACCTTGGCGCCGCCCTTGACGGCGGTGGTGCCGGACGGCAGCGCCGAGCTGGGCAGGAAGACGTCGCCGCCCTCGTCCGAGCTGATGAACCCGAACCCCTTGGCCGTGTCGAACCACTTGACCTTGCCAGTCGGCACCGTGAACCCCTCGCATCGTGCAGGAAGGGCGTGCCGCCTCGCGAGGAGACCGCACGCCCGAGATCGACATCAGGGTATCGCCCGTGTCCAGCCCGTTCTGACCAGTCGATCTGCTCAGCGATAGCGCTCGGGCGTGGCCAGCAGCTCGTTCATCGATCCGGACCGGAAGCCCTGCGGGTCGATCTCGGCCGACCCGAAGCCGGCAGCGAGCACCGCGGCGACCAGGGCGGCCCCGGCATCGGGGCGCTGGAGCACCGCCGCCAGCGCGGCGGCGTCCAGCTCGATGCGCGCCCGGTCCTGCCCGAGGTCGCGCACCCGCAGGTCCCGGACGTCGACGCCGCCCTCGCGGCACCAGGTGCGCGCGTCGGCCTCGGCCCGGTCGACCCGGGCCAGGCCGGAGGTCGTGATCTGCACGCCGTAGGCGATCCGGCTGGACAGGCAGGCGGCCGCCGGCTTGTCCCAGGTCGGTAGCTCCCAGCGGGCCGCGGCGGCCCGGACCTGCGCCTTCGTGAACCCGGCGTCGCGCAGCGGCGTGAGCGCACCACGCTCGGCGGCGGCGCGGATGCCCGGCCGGAAGCCGGCCAAGGCGTCGTCCGCGTTGGTGCCGGTGGCGACCGCCTCGATGCCGAGCGAGCGGGCGAGCGGACCAACGACGTCGAGCAGCTCGGCCTTGCAGAAGAAGCACCGGTCGCCCGCGTTGGCCCGGTAGCCGTCGCGGGCCATCTCGTCGGTCTGCGGCGTCAGGTGCCGCACGCCGAGGCCGCGCGCGAAGGCGGCTGCGCCATCCAGCTCGCCGTCGGCCAGCGAGCCGCTCACCGCCGTGGCGGCGACGACGTTCGTCGGCCCCAGCGCGCGCACCGCGGCGGCCAGCAGGAACGCCGAGTCCACGCCGCCGGAGAAGGCCACCACCAGGGAGCCCGTCGCCGCCAGCCGCGCGTGCAGGTCGGCCAGCCGCGCGTCCAGGACGTGCGCGTCGAGCCAGACCGGGAACGGCTCGAGGCCGGGCAGGACGACGTCCGCGCCCACCGCGGCCAGCGCCGGCGCGTCGTGCGGGCCGGTGGCGACCGCCACGGCCACCGCGTCGGCGGCGTGCGCACCCGCGACGTCACCGGGGTGGTCGCCGAGGTACACGCTGACGCCGTGCTCGCGCAGCGCGATGCCCTTGTCGGCGGCGAACAGCCGGCCCACGACGACGTCCGCCTGCAGGCCGACCTGCTCGAGGACCAGCCGGACGGCGGGCTCGGGCTTGGCGCTGACCACCACCACCTGCCCGTGCACGGCGCGGACGGCGGCGAAGGCCTCGTGCGCGCCGGGCAGGGCGACGGTGCGTGGTACCCCGATCGCCGGGTAGAGCTCGCGGTAGCGGTCGGCCACCGGGAGCAGCAGCTCGGGCGGCAGGTAGGGCGCGAGCATGTCCTCCATGGGAATCCCGATGGTGGCGGCCAGCGCGGCAGGGTCGATCGAGTAGCCGCTGTCCGGCCCCAGCTCGGCGACCGCGGCCAGCACCGTGGCCACGATGCCCTCGGAGGAGTCGACCAACGTCATGTCCAGGTCGAAGCCGACGGCGAGATCCACCCGGCCACTGTATGTCTCGTCACGCGCGGCCTCGCACGGAGCACCCGGACGGCGCAGGGGGAGGTTTAACGGTTTGGGGAGTGTCGGTGGTCCTTGCGACCATGGACGACATGTCCCCCGCTGTCTCGCCTCGCCCCACCCTGTCCTCGTTCTGGCACGACCTGCCGCGCGAGGGCCGGCTGCTGCTGTCCACCGTCATCGTCGACGCGCTCGGGATCGGCTTCGTCCTGCCCTTCGGCGTCGTCTACCTGCACGAGGTGCGGGACATCGCCCTGCCCACCGTCGGCGTGCTGCTCGCCCTGCCGTCCGCGATCGCGCTGGCGCTGCTCGGCCCGATCGGCACCGTGATCGACCGGTACGGCCCGCGCCGCCTGCAGATGCTGGCGCTGTCGATGAACGTCCTGGGCAGCCTGGTGCTGGCCTTCGCCACCACCCCGGCCGCGGCCGCCCTGGCGTTCACGCTGTTCGGTGCCGGGCAGGCCGTCTTCTGGCCGGCGTCGCAGTCCCTGGTCGCCGCGATCGTCCCGGTGGAGATCCGCCAGCGGTACTACGGCCTGAGCTTTACGGTGCTGAACCTCGGCATCGGCATCGGTGGGCTGGCCTCCGGCCTGTTCGTCTCCGAGGCGCACCCGTGGACCTTCCAGGCGATCTACGTCGCGAACGCGCTGTCGTTCCTCGCGCCGCTGAGCGTGCTGGCCATCCCGCTGCGGCACGTCGGCAACACCGTCGCGCCGCACGAGGACGACGAGGCACCGACGGCGAGCTACCGGGTGGTCCTGCGGCACGGCGTGTTCCGCCGGTTCCTGGTCGTCGTGTTCTTCTCCGCGTTCGTGGGCTACGCCCAGTTCGAGGCGGGGTGGACGGCGTACGCGCGCACCGTGGCGGACGCGTCGACGAAGCTGATCGGCATCGCGTTCGCGGTCAACACCGCCACCATCGTGCTGCTGCAGCTCGTGGTCATCCAGCGCATCGAGGGACACCGGCGCACCCGCGTGCTGATGCTGATGAGCGTCGTCTGGGCACTGTCCTGGTCGCTGATGGGCATCGCGGGGCTGCTGCCCGGCTCGGTCGTCGCGGCCGTCCTGCTCAGCGCCAGCATGGGGGTCTTCGCCCTCGGCGAGACGTTCCAGTCACCGGTCGTGCCGGCGATCACGAACGACCTCGCACCCGAGCACCTGCGCGGTCGCTACAACGCCGTCGGCTCCGGGGTGTTCCAGGTCGCGGCCGTGGTCGGACCGGTCACGGCCGGGTTCCTGCTCGGGCACCACCTGTCGGCGGCCTTCGTGGTGCTGCTGCTCGTCGGCTGCGCGGTCATGGTGGCCATGCTGGGGCGGCTCGAGCGGGTCATCTCGCCCGAGGCGAACGGGGTCGCGGCTGCGCACCCGCTCCCGGCCCAGGAGCTCACCTCGGTCAGCTGAGCGGTGTGATCGGCTGGTCCAGCGCAAGACCCCAGGTGGCGACGTGCTCGTCGCCTGGGGCCAGCCGCACGACACCGACCGCGGCCGGGTCCGGGGCGTTGAAGGCGTCCGGCGGGCAGGTCATCGGCTCGACCGCCAGGCCGCGGCGCCGTTCCGCGCCGTGCAGCGTGTCGCCCGAGAAGACCTGCGCGTAGTCGTACGCCCCGTCGGCCCACATGACCAGCCTCGACGCGCTGGCGGGGCCGGCGAGCCGCACGCGCCAGCGCCCGTCGTCGTCCCGGTCCAGGTCGCCGTACGCCGTGTCCAGCACGCGCTCGCCGATCCGCTGCGGGGTACGCAGGTCGTACGGGGTGCCCTGCACCGGGTACGCGCCGGTGGGGATGCCCCCGTCGTCCGTCTCGAACCAGGTCGCCGCCGGCACGGTGACGCTCAGGTCGTCGACGAGCGCGGTGCCCAACGT contains:
- a CDS encoding sacsin N-terminal ATP-binding-like domain-containing protein, which translates into the protein MTDPFGTAGIRQRVLAGWSAAPVRLREDANAEEDLALGGYRDRLVVELAQNAADAASRAGVPGRLSLTLAERPGETPVLVAANTGAPLDADGVQSLATLRASAKRLTDEGSADSADAAPGSVGRFGVGFAAVLAVSDEPAVLSRTGGVRFSRDDTADLVAAAAVGAPALGAEVQRRDGHVPVLRLPFAAAGEPPVGFDTAVVLPLRDEAAADVVRAQLDAVDDALLLALPALTEVVLDVGGSRRVLTRAGDRWRVHRRAGDWSPAERADLLADRPTEERRQRGWQVLWAVPRDPSQPVPRTLHAPTPTDEPISLPALLLATLPLDPTRRHVAAGPLADRLVSECATAYAELLTELAGGGADVEQDVEQDVLALVPVGLPAGALDGALREQVLRVLVGAPILRGVQDGRALRPRDAVALDVDADPAALEALAPRVAGLVRAPASARAVLRALDVAVTPLADVVETLPAQGDPASWLALYEALSPLAVDANAREALAALPVPLADGRVVRGARGLLLGGPGQLPATALEALAPFGLRVVHPEAAHPLLERLGARPASAREVLDDPAVRTAVEQVADDEAAEPDQVVDAVLALVAAAVGAQGLLTAEQGDLEWLRDLPLPDEDGEPTPAGLLAMPGSVAADLLDGDEIGVLRQDAVSRWPRAALAAVGVLDGLAAVVVQDPDLRDPPEALADLDGFDDWADELLRSGEVVGGDVVGPVAAVRDLDVVRPDRWPELVRHLASEPELRRALLEPVRVRAGERVAAERVSSAPSYTAWWLQRELGLAGTVPPGADDLGGVLGQAPDWCRDVDPQVRVALGVLEPTGGQQPGAAVAGRLLAALSDPERDLDVVACLRLWRLLATFDGVDLPVPQRLRVLDGDRIRMSDASAAVVPDDPRWLQRGDLGGLVVAPFDRAPALADLLDLDLAGERADGAVTSAGSRADVSDVVRALLPTAPRTWVEHDALTVDGHAVDWWVDVDGAAHAATSDGLARALAWAAGAWSARYLLAEVLADPGSLGWRLAEDS
- a CDS encoding DUF3027 domain-containing protein, whose translation is MSSPAPTSVETVQTPRARTAPVDAVLADAVDVALAAARDVAEGGSVGEHLGLTAEGERLVSHSFACTSAGYRGWRWVVTLSRVSRSKTVTVSEVNLLPGDGALLSPQWLPWADRLAPGDVSPGDVLPKRVDDPFLEEGYAATGDEESDELALYELGLGRPRVLSLLGREDAAQRWYDGTHGPRDPHAEQAPAKCTTCGYFVPMAGALRQVFGVCANEWSPSDGSVVSLDHGCGAHSEVDVEHRPEVVEPPVLDELGYESVELE
- a CDS encoding MFS transporter; the protein is MGDVPPDTQRAAKRVAGASKRAVGATGRRVRRLTRAQGAGESGLAKVIELHGVSAAGDALVLLALANTVFFSVPVGEARGRVALYLLVTMLPFSILAPILGPLLDRYRHGRRYALAVTFVSRAFLAWVMAGAVAGGKEAFALYPAAFGYLVATKAYSVTRAAAIPRVQPRGVSLVTANSRVLLGGIVAVTIATPIGFLLMQAGPEWVLRFAFVVFGVGTGLSLALPRRVDSAVGEVGARLSSDDTAEIPVGSRTARWNIGPRVVLGLRAVATLRWFTGFLTFFLAFALRTDPVSDSLPLLASIGLVVGAAGVGNTIGTSLGALLRRLRPELVVTAMLVLAAVGATVGALWYGLVAVLVTGLCAGLAAALGKLSLDALIQIEVPEDVRSSAFARSETVLQLAWVVGGGVGIALPVSGEWGLAVAAVALLGSLAVTLRSLVRTRRPHPA
- a CDS encoding cold-shock protein, with the translated sequence MPTGKVKWFDTAKGFGFISSDEGGDVFLPSSALPSGTTAVKGGAKVEFSVVEGRRGAQALSVQLLDAPPSVAARTRRPADDLGVIVEDLIKVLDGIGNGLRRGRYPDKAAGAKYASLLRAVADDLDA
- the larE gene encoding ATP-dependent sacrificial sulfur transferase LarE gives rise to the protein MDLAVGFDLDMTLVDSSEGIVATVLAAVAELGPDSGYSIDPAALAATIGIPMEDMLAPYLPPELLLPVADRYRELYPAIGVPRTVALPGAHEAFAAVRAVHGQVVVVSAKPEPAVRLVLEQVGLQADVVVGRLFAADKGIALREHGVSVYLGDHPGDVAGAHAADAVAVAVATGPHDAPALAAVGADVVLPGLEPFPVWLDAHVLDARLADLHARLAATGSLVVAFSGGVDSAFLLAAAVRALGPTNVVAATAVSGSLADGELDGAAAFARGLGVRHLTPQTDEMARDGYRANAGDRCFFCKAELLDVVGPLARSLGIEAVATGTNADDALAGFRPGIRAAAERGALTPLRDAGFTKAQVRAAAARWELPTWDKPAAACLSSRIAYGVQITTSGLARVDRAEADARTWCREGGVDVRDLRVRDLGQDRARIELDAAALAAVLQRPDAGAALVAAVLAAGFGSAEIDPQGFRSGSMNELLATPERYR
- a CDS encoding MFS transporter, with the protein product MVLATMDDMSPAVSPRPTLSSFWHDLPREGRLLLSTVIVDALGIGFVLPFGVVYLHEVRDIALPTVGVLLALPSAIALALLGPIGTVIDRYGPRRLQMLALSMNVLGSLVLAFATTPAAAALAFTLFGAGQAVFWPASQSLVAAIVPVEIRQRYYGLSFTVLNLGIGIGGLASGLFVSEAHPWTFQAIYVANALSFLAPLSVLAIPLRHVGNTVAPHEDDEAPTASYRVVLRHGVFRRFLVVVFFSAFVGYAQFEAGWTAYARTVADASTKLIGIAFAVNTATIVLLQLVVIQRIEGHRRTRVLMLMSVVWALSWSLMGIAGLLPGSVVAAVLLSASMGVFALGETFQSPVVPAITNDLAPEHLRGRYNAVGSGVFQVAAVVGPVTAGFLLGHHLSAAFVVLLLVGCAVMVAMLGRLERVISPEANGVAAAHPLPAQELTSVS